The following proteins are encoded in a genomic region of Nicotiana sylvestris chromosome 4, ASM39365v2, whole genome shotgun sequence:
- the LOC104213872 gene encoding universal stress protein PHOS32-like produces the protein MAKARSIGIGMDYSATSKIALKWAIDNLIEEGDKIIIIHVVSSKLEPTNKQLFEDTGSPLIPLDEFREINVSKYYGLNPDREVLDMLDTVSKLKKVIVVAKVYWGDAREKLCDAAEHLKLDSLVLGSRGLGVLKRMLLGSVSNHVVQNATCPVTVVKASPQSKNKSY, from the exons atggcAAAAGCACGTTCAATAGGAATAGGTATGGATTATTCAGCAACAAGCAAAATAGCACTGAAATGGGCAATTGATAATTTAATAGAAGAAGGTGATAAAATCATAATTATTCATGTTGTTTCTTCTAAACTTGAGCCTACTAATAAGCAACTCTTTGAAGACACTGGATCTC CTTTAATACCTTTGGATGAATTTAGAGAAATTAATGTGTCTAAGTATTATGGACTTAACCCTGATAGAGAGGTTCTTGATATGCTTGACACTGTTTCCAAGCTTAAAAAA GTAATAGTGGTGGCAAAGGTTTATTGGGGAGATGCAAGGGAGAAGCTTTGTGATGCTGCAGAACATCTGAAGCTTGATTCACTTGTACTTGGAAGCAGAGGTTTAGGAGTCCTTAAAAG GATGTTACTTGGAAGTGTGAGCAACCACGTGGTACAAAATGCAACGTGTCCTGTCACAGTTGTGAAGGCCAGCCCTCAAAGTAAAAACAAAtcttattaa